One genomic segment of Chelonia mydas isolate rCheMyd1 chromosome 1, rCheMyd1.pri.v2, whole genome shotgun sequence includes these proteins:
- the LOC119565121 gene encoding olfactory receptor 52M1-like, giving the protein MSDSNKTDFTNPSTFILLGIPGLEAAHVWISIPFSTMYIIAVLGNFIILFIVKTEPSLHGPMYYFLCMLAVTDLVLSTSTLPKMLSIFWFNSREIDFSSCLTQMYFIHSFLVMESGIFVAMAYDRYVAICDPLRHSTILTNLVVAKIGLALVLRGSMVILPYPFLVRQWPYCRTSIIPNSYCEHIAVVKLACGDTRVSNYYGLFVVLCVRGLDAIFIAVSYIQILRAIFSLPTKDARLKALGTCSSHLCAILTFYIPVLFSSLTHRFGQNVPLYFHILVANMYLLVPPTLNPIIYGVRTKQIRGRLLRLFTHKGI; this is encoded by the coding sequence atgtcagattccaacaaaaccgacttcaccaacccctccaccttcatcctgctgggcattcctggcctagaggcggcccatgtctggatctccatccccttctccaCCATGTACATCATAGCCGTCTTGGGAAACTTCATCATCCTGTTCATCGTCAAGACAGAACCAAgtctccatgggcccatgtactatttcctctgcatgctggccgtCACCGATCTGGTCCTGTCTACATCCaccctgcccaaaatgctgagcatcttctggttcaattccagggagattgATTTCAGttcctgcctcacccagatgtactttaTTCACTCCTTCCTCGTGATGGAGTCTGGGATATTCGTGGCCATGGCATATGATCGCTATGTGGCCATCTgtgatcccctgagacattccaccatcctgacaaaccTCGTGGTGGCCAAGATTGGACTGGCCTTGGTGCTGCGTGGCAGCATGGTCATACTGCCCTATCCCTTCCTGGTGAggcagtggccatattgcagaaccagcATCATCCCCAACTCGTACTGCGAGCACATAgccgtggtgaagctggcctgtggCGACACCCGCGTCAGTAATTACTACGGCCTCTTTGTGGTACTCTGTGTGAGGGGTCTGGATGCGATTTTTATCGCTGTGTCCTAtatccagatcctcagggccatcttcagcctccccacgaAGGATGCCCGGCTTAAGGCTTTggggacctgcagctcccacctctgtgccatcttaaccttttacatcccagttctcttctcctccctcacaCACCGGTTTGGCCAAAATGTGCCCCTGTATTTCCACATTCTTGTTGCCAACATGTACCTCCTAGTGCCCCCCACGCTCaaccccatcatctacggggtgaggaccaaacagatccgggGCAGGCTACTCCGGCTCTTCACTCATAAAGGAATTTAA